CTTTTAAATTATCATATTGAGACGCAAGTTCAACCGCATTAATCAAATCCGTTGATCCACCAGTACCTAATAAAAATACATTTTTGTCTGAGTGATGTTTATTCAATGTAATTGCTGGATTGAATGGATCATCTTTACCTAATTCACTAGAACCATAAATTGGATAGTATTTATCTGATTTATAAAGTTGATTTTGAATGAGCGTGCCTTTTAATACTTGATCTGTTAATGAAATTCTATTATTAGCAAGCGTTTTATCAGTTATCAATCCTGTAAACAATTGCGCTGGTAACAGGACAAATATGATGAAAATAACGCCGCTAATTAGAATTGGTAAAAAAGGTTTTAATTTCATCGTAGTTCTTCTAATGCTTCCACAATTTTATTTGGTGTAGCCCACTCATCACGGTCAAAGTCCATAATTGATACTTCGATATCTAATTTATTTTGAATTTCTAATAATAAACCTACAGTTTGGAAAGAATCAATGATACCTTCTTCGAAAATTTCTACATCAGGATTCTCTTTGACGATATCATTTTCTGCGACCTCTGCTAATAAATCTAATACTTGATCTCTAAATTCCATAATTAATTACTCCTTTATTAAATAAATTTACCTGAGAAAATTAAAAAGCCAAACGCAACAAAATGGAAAGTAATCACTACACTTAATGCTGTAGTCCATTTATTTTGCCAACGTGGTGGATGTTTTTTTCTCCATTTTTCATAATAACCATAACCTATAAATAATGCTGCATGGTATAAACCGTATACAATATAGTAAACTTCTAAACCGTGCCAAATCCCCATAATAAAGAAGTTAAGGAAGAATGCAATATTTGACATTGCTAATTGGCTCTTAAACATCTTTTTACGAGACATATAGAATAAAGATCTCATATAAATACAATCTCTAAACCAGAATGATAATGTCATATGCCATCTATTCCAGAAATCTTTAATATTTTTAGATTGGAATGGTTTATTAAAGTTAGGTGGTGTTTTAATTCCGTATAAATAACTAAGCGCTATAGCAAATAAACTATAACCTGCAAAGTCAAAGAATAGATAAAAACTATATGCATACATATATAACCACATATGTGTGAATCCATGTAAATTCATTTGTAATGGATTTATCGCATATACTTGAATGAAATAGGCAATAATATATTTATATAAAAAGCCTATCATAATCATGTGGATCGCTTTTAACACTAATTCTCTGTATTCTCCACCAGTTGGAACCTTTTTATCATCTTTAACAAATCGTTTATATCTGTCAATTGGTCCAGAAGAAATAGTTGGGAAGAATGATATAAATTGGATTAATTTCCCTACTTTAATTTCTTTAATAGACCCATCACGTATTTCCATAATCAATTGAACACTTTTGAATGTCACATAAGATATTCCAAGGAATCCTACAAATTCAATTAATTTGCTTTCATGGAAATGAATTTGGTGGCCACCTAGCCAAGTACTTTGTAACACTTTAACTAATGCTAAAGGTAATATAGACAGAATCATGATAATTACAAATTTGGCAAATGTGTTATTTTTCTGTCTAGATTTATAATAAAACATGATTAAGGCAACTTGCCAAATGATATATATGATAAAACTTATTAACTGTACGCTTAAGTACTTTTGTCCAAATAAATTATGCTTATCTGAAGAAAAGATAAGTACAATCATAAATGCCGTACTAATACCGTTATATATATAGCTTCGCTTACCTAAAAAGCCAAGAATTATAACAGGAATAAGTACAATAAATGATATTAAGAAGAATGTAAATGTGCCATAAGGTATCATCCGTTAACTACCTCAGCAATCTTTTTACGATCAAGTTTACCATTAGATGTTAATGGTAACTGCTCCATCCAAACAAACTTTCTCGGAATCATGTACTCTGGTAAGCGTGATTTCAGTTCGTCTTTAATAGCTTTAGTCATTTGTCTCTCATCTTCAACTTCTTCTGTTGATACGACCGCACCAATCAAATGAATGACTTTATCATTTTTATATACTGGTACTACTATGGCTTCGCGTATTAAGTCAGAATCACGTAATTGCGACTCTATTTCTTCTAATTCCATACGATAACCATTTAATTTAATTTGGAAGTCGATTCGACCTTGTATAAACCATAAGCCGTTTTCTTCTTTAGCTTTATCACCTGTATGATAAGTTCTTACTCTATCTTCAAAATTAAACACAGCAGCTGTTTTTTCTTCGTTTTTCAAATATCCAACACTGACGCTTTGACCTTGAATAACTAATTCACCATCTTCAGTTGTCGTCAATTTAGTACCTGGTCTAGAAACACCTACTGGAAGTGGATTATATTGTTCTAGTACCTCTGGTGTAATTTGTATACTAGTCACTGCAACTGTCGCTTCTGTAGGTCCATACGTATTATAGATCGTACCATTAGGGAATCGATCTACTAACGCTTTAGCAGTTCTATGTCCTAAAATTTCTCCGCAGAAGAAGAAGTGATTCAAGCTACCATATTGTTCTTCATTTAAAGTCGGTAATAATAAACACATTTCAATAAATGATGGTGTAGAAACCCAAATATTAATTGGTGTCGCTTGTAACATATCATTTAATAATTTAGGTTTATTAATCATATCTTTATCAACTAAGTTTAATGTACCTCCTGAAACTAAACATGGATAAATAGCCATTACAGATAAATCAAATGAAAACGGTGCTTGATTTAACCACTCTTGACCATTCCCAGATTGATTCAATGAATCCATCCATTCCGCAAATTCAACTAAACTTGCATATTCAATTTGTACACCTTTGGGTTCTCCTGTAGAACCTGATGTGAAGATTGTATATACAACATCATTAGCCTTCATTTGGCTATCAAATATTACAGGGTCTTGTGAATTCTCAACGTTTTCAATTGTGATAACCTGAGCGCTTTGTTGATCCAAAGTGTAATCAGTAGTATTAAAGATATATTCAGGTTCTACTTTATCGATAATCATCTTCACACGTTCTTCTGGCACTGACGTATCGATAGGTACATATCCACATCCTGCTTTAATTGCACCAATCATTCCTACAATCATAAATGGCGACATATGTCCAAATAAAATCATAGGTTGTTGACTACCTTGAAGTTGATGTGCAAGCTTACTAGAAAATTCATCTAGTTCTTTATAAGTGATTTCTTCAGTCGTATGTCTTACTGCAATTGCATCTGGTTGTTGTTTACTCAATTGACTGAGAATATTAATAATATCTGTCATAGTTTTCTCCCTCATTA
The DNA window shown above is from Staphylococcus sp. M0911 and carries:
- the dltC gene encoding D-alanine--poly(phosphoribitol) ligase subunit 2, giving the protein MEFRDQVLDLLAEVAENDIVKENPDVEIFEEGIIDSFQTVGLLLEIQNKLDIEVSIMDFDRDEWATPNKIVEALEELR
- the dltB gene encoding D-alanyl-lipoteichoic acid biosynthesis protein DltB; its protein translation is MIPYGTFTFFLISFIVLIPVIILGFLGKRSYIYNGISTAFMIVLIFSSDKHNLFGQKYLSVQLISFIIYIIWQVALIMFYYKSRQKNNTFAKFVIIMILSILPLALVKVLQSTWLGGHQIHFHESKLIEFVGFLGISYVTFKSVQLIMEIRDGSIKEIKVGKLIQFISFFPTISSGPIDRYKRFVKDDKKVPTGGEYRELVLKAIHMIMIGFLYKYIIAYFIQVYAINPLQMNLHGFTHMWLYMYAYSFYLFFDFAGYSLFAIALSYLYGIKTPPNFNKPFQSKNIKDFWNRWHMTLSFWFRDCIYMRSLFYMSRKKMFKSQLAMSNIAFFLNFFIMGIWHGLEVYYIVYGLYHAALFIGYGYYEKWRKKHPPRWQNKWTTALSVVITFHFVAFGFLIFSGKFI
- the dltA gene encoding D-alanine--poly(phosphoribitol) ligase subunit DltA, with translation MTDIINILSQLSKQQPDAIAVRHTTEEITYKELDEFSSKLAHQLQGSQQPMILFGHMSPFMIVGMIGAIKAGCGYVPIDTSVPEERVKMIIDKVEPEYIFNTTDYTLDQQSAQVITIENVENSQDPVIFDSQMKANDVVYTIFTSGSTGEPKGVQIEYASLVEFAEWMDSLNQSGNGQEWLNQAPFSFDLSVMAIYPCLVSGGTLNLVDKDMINKPKLLNDMLQATPINIWVSTPSFIEMCLLLPTLNEEQYGSLNHFFFCGEILGHRTAKALVDRFPNGTIYNTYGPTEATVAVTSIQITPEVLEQYNPLPVGVSRPGTKLTTTEDGELVIQGQSVSVGYLKNEEKTAAVFNFEDRVRTYHTGDKAKEENGLWFIQGRIDFQIKLNGYRMELEEIESQLRDSDLIREAIVVPVYKNDKVIHLIGAVVSTEEVEDERQMTKAIKDELKSRLPEYMIPRKFVWMEQLPLTSNGKLDRKKIAEVVNG